CTCAGCGCGATCGGTGACTGGATGAGCGACAACGTGGGCACCCTGTTGGCCGGTCTGCTCAATGTCGTCATCATCGTCGCGGTTGCCGTGGTCCTGCGGTTCCTCGCCGGCCGGCTGATCGACCAGTTCACCAACCGCATGGTCAGCTCGCACGCCCGCCTGAGCCAGTCGAGCTCGAAGATGGCCAACCGCGTGCTGAAGCAGGCGTCGACGGCGCGTGCCGAGCGGCAGCGGCAGCGGGCGCAGACGATCGCTTCTGTGCTCAAGAGCATGGCGACCGCGTTGATCATCGGTGTCGCGTTCGTCATGGTGCTGAGCCAGTTGGGGATCAACGTCGCGCCGATCTTGGCGAGTGCCGGGGTGCTCGGTCTCGCGATCGGGTTCGGCGCCCAGAGCCTCGTGCAGGACTTCCTCGCGGGGATCTTCATGATGTCCGAGGATCAGTACGGCGTGGGCGACGTCATCGACACTGGCGACGCGGTCGGCACCGTGGAGGCCGTCACCCTGCGCACCACGAAGATCCGCGATCTCAACGGCGGCCTGTGGCACGTCCGCAACGGCGAGATCCTGCGCGTCTGCA
The sequence above is a segment of the Streptosporangiales bacterium genome. Coding sequences within it:
- a CDS encoding mechanosensitive ion channel, whose protein sequence is MIKLSAIGDWMSDNVGTLLAGLLNVVIIVAVAVVLRFLAGRLIDQFTNRMVSSHARLSQSSSKMANRVLKQASTARAERQRQRAQTIASVLKSMATALIIGVAFVMVLSQLGINVAPILASAGVLGLAIGFGAQSLVQDFLAGIFMMSEDQYGVGDVIDTGDAVGTVEAVTLRTTKIRDLNGGLWHVRNGEILRVCNMNQDWANVVVELPLDSSVDLERATHVIQDGIDAFADHTDVTDKLLERPDISGVVAIGNGATTVRVIARTQPGEQWALDRMLRGQIKRSLDRHGIPIAHPGYMRQAPAWRSDRLRAALPGLQHRYSRFAWSRTVARWGGWDLNPRPTDYENCP